The genomic segment GGTGGCTTTTATGCCGTGCGCCCGCTCGAAGCTGTCGATCCAGTTGCTTTGGAAGCGCAGATTGCAGCGACGGTGCGCACCAAAAAGGTGTCCGGTTCAGCACGTGACCTTCCCATGATTTTTATCCACCGTTCACTGGTGTGGGGGTTTCCGGATGTGACCCATGTCTGGGTCGACGCGGACAACCTGCATGTCCACTCCCATCTCGTCTTCGGCAAAAGCGACCTTGGCGTTAACCGCGAAAGAATGCAGTCCTGGTTTGCCAGCCTGGGGCTCTAGGGAACGCACGCGAGCAGAAAAGGGTAGTGCGGCAGAGAGATACTCTTTGGGCTGAAATGCTCTGCACCTGCGTACGGCCGAGATTTACGCTTTTCTGATCCGAAAGCAAAGGCCCGAAGGGAGGAGGGTGCTGAAGGCCGCAGCCCTTGCAGCGGCGCGGTTCGTCAGGTGCCGCGAACGATCAACTGGGCCTCAAACTCAAATGTCTGTTCGGCGCCGCTGTCATTGCCGTTGTCACGCAGGACTTGAAGGGCCTGTTCGGCAAGGGGGGTGACAGGGACGCTGATCGTGGAAATGCCGCCCTCGATCCACGTGTAGAACGAGGGATCGCCGTAGCCGATGAACGCGATTGCTTCGCCGGGTTTCTTGCCTGAGGTGAGCAGCGCATTCAGAGCGCCGTTGGAAATTTCGAACCCCCCGCACACAATGGCTGTCGCTTTATTTTGCTCAATCAGCGCGTTGGCCGAAGCGCCTCCCATCTGAAACGATGGTGGCGCGGTTTTGACCAGATCCGGGTCACGTTCGAGCCCGCATTTTGCGAGCCCGCTCAAGTAAGCTTTCAGTCTGTTCCGCCCGGACGACAGACTGGAATGCGCGCCGATATAGGCGATGTGTTCGTGACCTTGGATGTAAAGGTGTTCAACGGCACCTGCAATCGCGTTCGTGTCATCTACTAAAATGGCGCTCTCACTGCCATTCATGGGCCGCTGCCGGATCAGTTGAATGATGTTGATGCCGTCGAGATGGACCGGCGTTTGAGTTTCCTCCGCCTGCGCGACAGGTGCTGGAACCACAACGACGGCCTTGGCCTGAACCTCTCGAAGTTGCTGCAGGGCATGCTGTTCCGTGATGAAGTCATCGTTTGTCAGATGAATGATGAGCTGAAACGCAAAACTCTCGCAGATGCTGGCAAGTTCATTGGCAAACCGCGCATAAAACTCATTGACGATATTGGGCAGCAGCAGCCCGATGATTTTGGTGCCGTCGCCGCGCATGGCCATCGCCGCGGCGTTCTTCACATAGCCGAGTTCCGCTGCTCTGTTCCTGACAAGTTCACGCGTTTCCTTCTGAACGTTTGGGTGATCCGAAAGTGCCCTGGACAC from the Roseibium sp. HPY-6 genome contains:
- a CDS encoding LacI family DNA-binding transcriptional regulator, which codes for MAARVTIKTIARDLGISHMTVSRALSDHPNVQKETRELVRNRAAELGYVKNAAAMAMRGDGTKIIGLLLPNIVNEFYARFANELASICESFAFQLIIHLTNDDFITEQHALQQLREVQAKAVVVVPAPVAQAEETQTPVHLDGINIIQLIRQRPMNGSESAILVDDTNAIAGAVEHLYIQGHEHIAYIGAHSSLSSGRNRLKAYLSGLAKCGLERDPDLVKTAPPSFQMGGASANALIEQNKATAIVCGGFEISNGALNALLTSGKKPGEAIAFIGYGDPSFYTWIEGGISTISVPVTPLAEQALQVLRDNGNDSGAEQTFEFEAQLIVRGT
- a CDS encoding DUF1499 domain-containing protein, whose translation is MKILALAVVVLLLVAVVVAVYIRFAPVKSADVSLLPSNAPGDYALPGGFYAVRPLEAVDPVALEAQIAATVRTKKVSGSARDLPMIFIHRSLVWGFPDVTHVWVDADNLHVHSHLVFGKSDLGVNRERMQSWFASLGL